DNA sequence from the Vicia villosa cultivar HV-30 ecotype Madison, WI linkage group LG3, Vvil1.0, whole genome shotgun sequence genome:
CGTCATGTGTTAATTCTTTTGTCGCATCCTCAACAGCGTTGTATCCAAGATAATGTTGACATCCCTAAATTGCTCACTAAGAAAGCTCCTCAGGCGGAACCAATGGCTATTGAAGATACTGCTCCAGTTCCAGGGTCCAGTCAGTGAGAATGACAGTGTCTAAACAGTTTTCTCATACTATATAAGTTAATGGTTTTAATGTGTTTGGCTTTTAGAATTGTACAAGGATTTTGAGATAGTAATATCTGACTCTTGTGGGCTGGTAATGTTTTGTAAATTTATGTGTTTCTTGGTTGTATGGATTGTCAGTTTGTTAGTTAACTGATGTTTTTATCCAAATTTGTTGCACATCATAGATTCAAGTTCTGCATTTGAAATTGAGATGTTTTGGTGGATTATATTTAAGGGAAGTTTATCATAAGATGCTAGAGATTTTTGGAACATAAAAGGAGGAACTTCTGATATTTGGTTGTTAACTGATACTATCTTATAAAAGAAACCTGAAAAATAACATGTAATATGGCCTATTATAAACAAACATGTCATTCCAAAAATCATGAGAACACAAAATATCGAATCTGCGTAGCTCAAAATCGACTGAAAAAAGAATAGAGGTTTATTGTTTAATTTGCAAAAGTTACTCTGAAACATTTTTTATTAGTATAATTTCCACAATAAATTTTTTGTATCAAATTCAAATCCTGTGAACATTCCATTAATTATTACGCACGAATTGATGCGTGATTAGAACAATAATTAAAATGCATGAGAATTGATGCATTCAGTAGGGCGAAACAATTTTGAGGAAAAGAATATCAAACTCATGATTGTGATGGTGAATACCCAAAAACTCTTGCAAGAAACtttcttttttataaatttcAGAAAGGTATTAAGTTCAGTCATCAACACATAAATCCATATCCATTTTAGACATGTGCAGCACTTCATCTATCATGTTAAAGCAAAACCAAATGAACCGCGTGTTGGTTAACTGTAACCACAATACACCCACCACTATACCCCTCTTCTTCCATTTTTTGTATGTTTGCCCTAGTCCTAAAGAAACATCTGacagtaaataaaaaaaacaaggaaATGAAAAGGTGGGAGAGCAAAAAGGAACAAAGGAAAGAACAGTGCAGTCTTTGGCCTAGGGAGATGAAAGAAATGCATCAGTAAAACTCCATCTAAAAGGGAGAACAGTTTGTCTAGTGACGAAGACCATTTTCTTTCTAGAGTCAGGTTGCATGATCGACTGGATTCTCTCCAAGCAGATCATCGTCGTAGGAAACAGGTATCCTTAACCTATCATGAACAGATATAGACTTTTCTTTGGAAGTAACTGGTTCATGTTGATTTTGTGTTTCTGATGCATGAAATGTACTGTTGGAAACATTTCCCTGATCACTGCCAGCAAATGAAAAGGTCACTCCTTGAGAAGAATCCTCTTGCTTTGGCACATTAAGTTGCTTAAAAATTGGCTGCCTGAATTGCTTCTGCAGTTAACAATTGGAAGAGTCTTGATAACATTATTCAAGAGCAAAAACACGTAGACCTAACTAATTAAAAGCAGCGCAATCAtttaaaacaaagaaaaaccttaatttgtttggataaaaaaatgaaaaagaacccCTACTGGCTAGTTACTACAAACATGGCAGATGGCACAATATCAATCTTATTTTTGTGAGTCTCGACTTTAGGTGTCAATGACCACATTGTAACGAGCCAAGATAAAGTCCTAGGTTCCCGCCCACCAAAAAGTACGAAGATTACACATACCTCAAATTCTTTTGCTTTTTTCATTATCTCTTTGTAGGCATTTGGTTCCCGAACTTTTATGATGTTCCACAATATGCCACCCCCAGTCCGGAATCGTCTACCATCAGCAGTCTTTTGGCCTCCGCAGGTTTGTATTGCATCCACCTGCAAACTCCCCATACAAATTTACAATGTATCAACTAGAGCATATTAGATTttaacaaaattaataataaagaCAAGTCCTTTCATTCTGAAACTTAAGTAAGCAAACCTAACGTGTACATAATATAGAGATGGTGGATACTAAGCACCGATTCCATGCAACGTATATTGAATGCACAATGTCAAAGTCACTACATCAAATAGAAAGAGAAAAACAGAGTGGAATTGATATTTTTATTGGTTAAAATGTCCAAATCGGCAAAGCCAATGATACCCCCAGTTCCCACTGCTTGATAATGCTAGTTTAGATTCAGAAATCTTGGCACAGAAGAAAGATACAGATTCCAGGAAGCAGATGACCAAAAGTCAATGGCTTCCATCTAAAAAAACTAGATGCAAGGTTATATACAACTTTAAGTAAGACTATTCCACATGTAGGTTTGACGATAAAGCCAAATAAACATGTAAACTATACACTGGTCTGCCCAGTCATTTTGAAAATGCTTAAGATCTTTAAAGGAAAATCATAGTAGTCCCATAGTTTCTTTATTTCTAGCTATTCAACAATGtaagttaattaaaaaaagaatggTACAATGTCAAAAAGAAAAGATCATTTCTTAAGTAAAATATCATTGAGATAATCAACAATATGTCCTTTAGATTAAGAAGAGAGATCCAATTTCAGCTTTGAAAATGTTGGTTGCTACATTGAAGTGGGCAAAAATGACTACATCAACAACTCAATAGTCATTACTTTCCCCTTCACCAGCCCAACAAACACAAGCTTAGAAAATCAATTATGGCTATGGGGTTAAAAGTGAAAAGCATTCCCTATGTATGAACAGGGCCTGAAAAAATGAAGTAACAAATGTGAACATCAACCTTCATAATTTGTAAATAATAAAGTGATTCAGCCAGGAACACCAAAGATCAAGCAGAGGATTGGAAGGGGCAAACTAGCATCTGGAAGAAAAATCTGCAAGGTTAGGGACAAAATTACACGCATCAGAAATTAAGAATGGCTGTAGGGCACTTAAAGAGTGGATAAGCATAACTGGCTCAAGTCAAGACTTGTCCAAAGAGTATAACCTTAACTCTCACCTTTCATTTAGCAGGCAGGCAAATTATATCTTCTCCAAACCATAGCCACATTCCCATTAAAGAGAGGGAAATAAACCACAAAAAGAATAATTTACTTCAAAGAAATACA
Encoded proteins:
- the LOC131660782 gene encoding uncharacterized protein LOC131660782, coding for MEEGDNILDVIYDEDNLDDDDVDMVDVEEGELVEPDSINVVGQSGAGDVIEAKKESHGENSKCGASKKKRKRNKKKRKGLGSKVMSIDRFVSDICYRLKEKKSYMVYTAAGCLGISALSDIVKEVDAIQTCGGQKTADGRRFRTGGGILWNIIKVREPNAYKEIMKKAKEFEKQFRQPIFKQLNVPKQEDSSQGVTFSFAGSDQGNVSNSTFHASETQNQHEPVTSKEKSISVHDRLRIPVSYDDDLLGENPVDHAT